The following are encoded together in the Chaetodon auriga isolate fChaAug3 chromosome 6, fChaAug3.hap1, whole genome shotgun sequence genome:
- the hmg20a gene encoding high mobility group protein 20A isoform X2 codes for MDEQTGSPGANAENNSQRNGDEKPRRGSWTKGRKRKKPMKDSNAPKAPLTGYVRFMNDRREQLRAERPDVPFPEITRMLGNEWSKLPPEEKQRYLDEAERDKERYMRELEKYQKTEAYKHFTRKVQEKQKGKRHRGDGGHQVANEALHEKDAEGKDRTVFDIPIFTEEFLNHSKAREAEMRQLRKTNMEYEERNAALQKHVESMRGAVERLEGDVMQERGRNGLLHQHLETLRQALTSSFSSVPLPASGETPTLDTIDSYMKKLHSIIVSNPQEHETLINTVRDVVNRLDR; via the exons ATGGATGAGCAGACCGGCTCTCCTGGAGCCAACGCCGAAAACAACAGCCAGAGAAATGGAGATGAG AAGCCCCGACGTGGCAGCTGGACcaaggggaggaagaggaagaagccaATGAAGGACAGCAATGCACCTAAGGCCCCCCTAACGGGCTACGTTCGCTTCATGAACGACAGACGGGAGCAGCTACGGGCGGAGCGTCCAGACGTGCCCTTTCCAGAGATTACGAGGATGCTGGGCAACGAGTGGAGCAAGCTGCCCCCCGAGGAGAAGCAG CGGTACTTGGATGAGGCAGAGCGAGATAAGGAGCGCTACATGCGGGAGCTGGAGAAGTACCAGAAGACAGAGGCCTACAAGCATTTCACCAGGAAGGTCCAGGAGAAGCAGAAGGGCAAACGGCACCGGGGAG ATGGTGGGCACCAGGTCGCCAATGAGGCTCTTCACGAG AAGGATGCAGAAGGGAAGGACAGAACTGTGTTTGACATACCAATCTTCACAGAGGAGTTTCTCAACCACAGCAAAG CACGTGAAGCTGAGATGCGACAGCTACGTAAGACCAACATGGAGTATGAAGAGCGCAACGCAGCACTGCAGAAACACGTGGAGAGCATGCGCGGCGCCGTGGAGAGGCTAGAGGGCGACGTGATGCAAGAGAGGGGACGCAACGGGCTCCTCCACCAACACCTGGAGACCCTGCGCCAGGCGCTcacctccagcttctcctccgTACCTCTGCCCG CCAGTGGAGAGACGCCCACTCTTGACACCATTGACTCCTACATGAAGAAGCTCCACAGCATCATTGTCAGTAACCCCCAAGAACACGAGACTCTCATCAACACCGTGAGAGACGTGGTCAACCGCCTGGACAGGTAG
- the hmg20a gene encoding high mobility group protein 20A isoform X1, with the protein MDEQTGSPGANAENNSQRNGDEKPRRGSWTKGRKRKKPMKDSNAPKAPLTGYVRFMNDRREQLRAERPDVPFPEITRMLGNEWSKLPPEEKQRYLDEAERDKERYMRELEKYQKTEAYKHFTRKVQEKQKGKRHRGDGGHQVANEALHEKDAEGKDRTVFDIPIFTEEFLNHSKAREAEMRQLRKTNMEYEERNAALQKHVESMRGAVERLEGDVMQERGRNGLLHQHLETLRQALTSSFSSVPLPASGETPTLDTIDSYMKKLHSIIVSNPQEHETLINTVRDVVNRLDR; encoded by the exons ATGGATGAGCAGACCGGCTCTCCTGGAGCCAACGCCGAAAACAACAGCCAGAGAAATGGAGATGAG AAGCCCCGACGTGGCAGCTGGACcaaggggaggaagaggaagaagccaATGAAGGACAGCAATGCACCTAAGGCCCCCCTAACGGGCTACGTTCGCTTCATGAACGACAGACGGGAGCAGCTACGGGCGGAGCGTCCAGACGTGCCCTTTCCAGAGATTACGAGGATGCTGGGCAACGAGTGGAGCAAGCTGCCCCCCGAGGAGAAGCAG CGGTACTTGGATGAGGCAGAGCGAGATAAGGAGCGCTACATGCGGGAGCTGGAGAAGTACCAGAAGACAGAGGCCTACAAGCATTTCACCAGGAAGGTCCAGGAGAAGCAGAAGGGCAAACGGCACCGGGGAG ATGGTGGGCACCAGGTCGCCAATGAGGCTCTTCACGAG AAGGATGCAGAAGGGAAGGACAGAACTGTGTTTGACATACCAATCTTCACAGAGGAGTTTCTCAACCACAGCAAAG CACGTGAAGCTGAGATGCGACAGCTACGTAAGACCAACATGGAGTATGAAGAGCGCAACGCAGCACTGCAGAAACACGTGGAGAGCATGCGCGGCGCCGTGGAGAGGCTAGAGGGCGACGTGATGCAAGAGAGGGGACGCAACGGGCTCCTCCACCAACACCTGGAGACCCTGCGCCAGGCGCTcacctccagcttctcctccgTACCTCTGCCCG CCAGTGGAGAGACGCCCACTCTTGACACCATTGACTCCTACATGAAGAAGCTCCACAGCATCATTGTCAGTAACCCCCAAGAACACGAGACTCTCATCAACACCGTGAGAGACGTGGTCAACCGCCTGGACAG ATAA